From a region of the Cenarchaeum symbiont of Oopsacas minuta genome:
- a CDS encoding short-chain dehydrogenase/reductase: protein MEIDLLYECTDSKFPLILKNDKPRHATKYMTNTAFVTGGSSGIGYETVLEIARRGYHTYAGVRNTSKERELSEIISKSNLDIKIIPMDVDDEAATHAAIDSVISERGGIDVLVNNAGYGLFGSIEDISISELKSQFETNFFSIVRIIQQVVPYMRTKGSGHIVNVSSIAGKIGFPGSSAYVSSKFALEGLGECLRYELDQFGIHTIMIEPGVTKTKFFDSMRVAKLGENSPYGELTNKVISGIKMMAQFGTEPTEVAKKIADVLEIENPHPRYTVGTDAAMFDDAKRSKSDIEFENYVKSQLFS from the coding sequence GGAGATAGATCTCTTGTATGAGTGCACAGATAGTAAATTCCCACTAATCCTAAAGAATGATAAACCAAGACATGCTACAAAATACATGACAAATACTGCATTTGTTACAGGAGGTTCTAGTGGCATCGGATATGAAACTGTGCTTGAGATTGCAAGACGTGGATATCACACGTATGCTGGAGTACGCAATACGTCAAAAGAGAGAGAATTATCAGAGATCATCTCCAAATCTAATCTCGATATAAAGATAATCCCCATGGATGTTGATGACGAGGCTGCAACACATGCGGCAATTGATTCTGTGATCTCAGAGAGGGGTGGAATTGACGTTTTGGTAAACAATGCCGGTTATGGACTATTTGGAAGTATAGAGGACATATCGATCAGTGAGTTAAAATCCCAGTTTGAGACAAATTTCTTCAGCATTGTGAGAATAATACAACAGGTTGTTCCATATATGAGAACAAAAGGTTCAGGACATATTGTAAACGTTAGCTCCATAGCCGGAAAGATAGGATTTCCTGGTTCATCAGCTTATGTCAGCTCCAAATTTGCCCTAGAGGGACTTGGTGAATGTCTCAGATATGAGCTTGATCAATTTGGAATACATACTATAATGATTGAGCCTGGAGTGACAAAAACAAAATTTTTTGATTCAATGAGAGTGGCAAAACTTGGAGAAAATTCCCCTTATGGCGAGCTGACAAACAAAGTCATTTCAGGTATAAAGATGATGGCGCAGTTTGGAACTGAACCGACAGAAGTTGCTAAAAAAATAGCAGATGTTTTAGAGATAGAAAATCCACATCCAAGATATACTGTAGGTACAGATGCTGCCATGTTTGATGATGCAAAACGGTCAAAATCAGATATTGAATTTGAAAATTATGTAAAATCTCAGCTCTTTTCCTAA
- a CDS encoding Transglutaminase-like superfamily protein yields MIDSKFDPFVAEWASYVNNPNLGPIEKYLKMAQLLEYPDLDIGAYVEKINILGKHCWSVCPDEGEIIDRVSRFNGEFFGSLGYGPNEADYYDPRNNFLNEVVDKKTGIPITISIMYAEVAKHTGLDVRVVDFPGHVLAKIGETIILDPYNGGMIVKHRDLQIILDNTFDGEVLFRPEYLDEARPENIMIRMARNLKNSYMYSYDYERAKRCADMVLAFDPESPEDVRDKGIIEGRLLHYKDSLTHLNRYLEINPSGYDVDHVLEMIKSIREKI; encoded by the coding sequence ATGATAGACTCTAAATTTGATCCGTTTGTGGCAGAATGGGCATCCTATGTAAACAATCCAAATCTTGGACCTATTGAAAAATACCTCAAAATGGCTCAACTGCTAGAATATCCTGACTTGGACATAGGCGCATACGTTGAAAAGATAAACATTCTAGGAAAACATTGCTGGTCGGTGTGTCCAGATGAAGGAGAAATTATAGATAGAGTAAGTAGATTTAATGGAGAGTTTTTTGGTTCACTTGGATATGGTCCCAACGAAGCCGATTATTATGATCCACGCAATAATTTTCTCAATGAAGTTGTAGATAAAAAGACAGGTATTCCGATTACCATATCCATCATGTATGCAGAAGTGGCAAAACATACTGGTCTAGATGTTAGAGTAGTAGACTTTCCAGGACATGTTTTAGCAAAGATTGGAGAGACTATCATACTTGATCCATATAATGGAGGAATGATTGTAAAACATAGAGATCTACAGATAATTTTGGACAATACATTTGATGGAGAAGTTTTGTTTAGACCCGAATATCTTGATGAGGCTAGACCTGAAAATATAATGATTCGTATGGCACGTAATTTAAAAAATTCATACATGTATTCGTACGATTATGAAAGAGCTAAGAGATGTGCCGACATGGTACTTGCATTTGATCCCGAGTCTCCTGAAGATGTTAGAGATAAAGGAATCATAGAAGGAAGACTTTTGCACTATAAAGATTCACTTACACATCTAAACAGATATCTTGAAATAAATCCAAGCGGGTATGATGTTGATCATGTTTTAGAGATGATAAAAAGTATACGTGAAAAGATCTAA
- a CDS encoding DNA topoisomerase I B: MKKKSTREKKWRTLQHNGILFPPVYEAKGLSIYVNSKKVNLTPFQEEMAYLWAKKKDTPYVQDKVFQKNFTKDFSRQLGKSFSSIKYHDIDFSELNKLVDEEKDAKERMTKEGRKALAKERKELREKLKKQYGIAILDGEEVEVANYMAEPPGIFIGRGAHPLRGRWKKRITYEDITLNLGKDANVPFGKWGKIVHNQKATWLACWVDELTQNTKYVWFADTVGIKQKNDKAKYVKAENLAKSIERISEKIRHDMKGGDVKKKIISTACYLIYRTAMRVGDEKDPDEADTVGATTLRKEHVKIMPDAIKFDFLGKDSVRWRETIKVEGRDKQFHTNLKELTDKISLKDEIFGDITSRHVNAYFSSIVDGLSAKVFRTYLASTVVTKYLKKIDDISKKTPIEKIYYAKLANLEAAKMCNHKRTIPKTFEKSLEKKRETLEKAKNAKTKTKKQKIRKKERINKLEMQLELAQKTRDYNLGTSLRNYIDPRVLKSWTDHVDAPWEKLYTSALQRKFLWVKDEHSKWSLVSKKY, translated from the coding sequence ATGAAGAAAAAGAGTACGAGAGAGAAAAAGTGGCGCACGCTACAACACAATGGCATATTATTTCCACCAGTATATGAGGCAAAGGGTCTATCCATATACGTAAATAGTAAAAAAGTAAATCTTACCCCATTCCAAGAAGAGATGGCATATCTGTGGGCAAAGAAAAAAGATACACCATATGTACAAGACAAAGTATTTCAGAAAAATTTTACAAAAGATTTTTCACGGCAACTTGGAAAGAGCTTTTCTAGTATAAAGTATCACGATATTGATTTTTCAGAGTTAAACAAACTTGTTGATGAAGAAAAAGATGCAAAAGAAAGGATGACAAAGGAGGGTAGAAAAGCGCTTGCAAAAGAACGAAAAGAGTTACGAGAGAAGTTAAAGAAACAGTATGGCATAGCTATACTCGATGGAGAAGAGGTAGAAGTTGCAAATTATATGGCAGAACCTCCAGGCATATTCATAGGAAGAGGAGCGCATCCACTCAGAGGCAGGTGGAAGAAACGCATCACATATGAAGATATAACTTTGAATCTAGGTAAAGATGCAAATGTTCCTTTTGGTAAATGGGGAAAAATTGTTCATAATCAAAAGGCTACGTGGCTTGCATGCTGGGTTGATGAACTAACACAGAATACAAAGTATGTTTGGTTTGCTGATACTGTTGGAATAAAACAGAAAAACGACAAGGCAAAATACGTAAAGGCAGAAAATCTTGCAAAAAGTATCGAGCGTATAAGCGAAAAGATTAGGCACGATATGAAAGGCGGGGATGTAAAAAAGAAGATCATATCCACTGCGTGTTATCTCATATATAGAACTGCCATGCGGGTAGGAGACGAAAAAGATCCCGACGAGGCAGATACAGTTGGCGCGACCACATTACGCAAAGAACATGTAAAAATTATGCCCGATGCAATAAAGTTTGACTTTCTTGGAAAAGACAGTGTTAGATGGCGTGAGACCATAAAAGTAGAAGGTCGTGACAAACAGTTTCACACAAATCTCAAAGAACTTACAGATAAGATATCCCTCAAAGATGAGATATTCGGCGATATTACATCTAGACATGTCAATGCATATTTTTCTAGTATAGTAGATGGCCTATCGGCAAAAGTATTCAGAACATACCTTGCATCTACTGTGGTCACAAAATATCTAAAAAAAATAGATGACATATCAAAAAAGACACCAATCGAAAAAATTTATTATGCAAAGCTTGCAAACTTGGAAGCTGCAAAAATGTGTAATCATAAACGAACAATACCAAAGACTTTTGAAAAATCACTTGAAAAGAAACGTGAGACACTCGAAAAGGCAAAGAATGCAAAGACAAAGACGAAAAAGCAAAAAATTCGCAAAAAAGAAAGAATAAACAAGCTCGAAATGCAACTTGAGCTTGCCCAAAAAACACGAGATTATAATTTGGGCACTTCCTTACGCAATTATATAGACCCTCGTGTTCTAAAATCATGGACGGATCATGTAGATGCTCCATGGGAAAAACTATACACTTCTGCATTGCAAAGAAAATTTTTGTGGGTAAAGGACGAACACAGTAAATGGTCTCTAGTTTCCAAAAAATATTGA